From a region of the Hemibagrus wyckioides isolate EC202008001 linkage group LG06, SWU_Hwy_1.0, whole genome shotgun sequence genome:
- the LOC131354202 gene encoding E3 ubiquitin/ISG15 ligase TRIM25-like produces MAEASISVDQDQFICPVCLDLLKDPVTIPCGHSFCKVCINGCWDQEDQKGVYSCPQCRDTFTPRPVLRRNNMLAEVVEKLKKTEVQAASPVHCYTGPGDVECDFCTGRKHKAIKSCLICVASLCETHLKPHLEIPALKKHTLVKASGNLQEKICSEHDEVLKIYCRTDQRCICSLCMLDKHKSHDAVSVTAGRAEKQSELKEDQMKFQQRIQEKQKKVQELKQTVNTIKLSAQTAVDDSERIFTEMISSMEKKRSEVTELIRAQEKAELSPAERLLEQLEQEIADLQRRVTELEQLSHTHDHIHFLQSRLLRRPNIDTSSITVPQHLSFDGVRNSLSDLKKRLEEFCEEEFNKIPPHAAAVQIISPPEPQSREEFLKYFCYLTLDPNTTHPNLILSEKNRVLRVSKREQQYSDHPERFDSWSQVLCKESVCGRCYWEVEWSSRVFISVSYKDISRKGLGDECGFGYNNQSWSLECSSSSSSLYFCHNNIQTDLRVPSPSRIGVYVDHSAGTLSFYSVSDTMKLLHRVHTTFTQPLHAGFWVCYRSEVRLCDPE; encoded by the exons ATGGCTGAGGCCAGTATTTCAGTAGATCAGGATCagttcatctgtccagtgtgtctggatctcctgaaggatccggtgactatcccctgtggtcacagtttctgtaaggtgtgtattaatggctgctgggatcaggaggatcagaagggcgtctacagctgtcctcagtgcagagacactttcactccaaggcctgttctacgcagaaacaacatgctggctgaagtggtggagaaactgaagaagactgaagtccaagctgcttctcctgttcactgttacactggacctggagatgtggagtgtgatttctgcaccgggagaaaacacaaagccatcAAGTCCTGTCTGATCTGTGTGGCTTCGCTTTGTGAAACTCATCTGAAACCTCATTTAGAAATtcctgctttaaaaaaacacacattagttAAAGCCTCTGGAAATCTacaagagaagatctgctctgaacatgatGAAGTGCTGAAGATCTACTGTCGTACTGATCAAAGGTGTATTTGCTCTTTGTGCATGTTGGATAAACATAAAAGCCATGATGCTGTATCAGTTACAGCAGGAAGAGCTGAGAAACAG AGTGAGTTAAAGGAGGATcagatgaaattccagcagagaatccaggagaagcagaagaaggtgcaggagctgaaacagactgtgaacactataaag ctcagtgcacagacagcagtagatgacagtgagaggatctttactgagatgatcagctccatggagaaaaagcgctcggaggtgacggagctgatcagagctcaggagaaggctgaactgagtccagctgaacgactcctggagcaactggagcaggagattgctgatcttcagaggagagtcactgagctggagcagctttcacacacacatgatcacatccatttcctccag TCTCGTCTATTACGAAGACCAAATATTGACACGTCCAGCATCACTGTCCCTCAACATCTGtcatttgatggagtgaggaattctctctcagatctgaagaagagactggaggaattctgtgaggaggaattcaacaaaatccctccacatg ctgcagcagttcagatcatttcaccaccagagccacagagcagagaagagtttctgaaat atttctgttatctgactctggatcccaacACGACACATCCTaacctcattctgtctgagaagaacagagtgcTGAGAGTCAGTAAGAGAGAGCAGCagtactctgatcatccagagagatttgactcctggtctcaggtgttgtgtaaggagagtgtgtgtggacgctgttactgggaggtggagtggagcagTCGTGTGTTcatatcagtctcatataaagacatcagcaggaaaggacTGGGTGATGAGTGTGGGTTTGGATACAACAATCAATCCTGGAGTCTGgagtgttcttcttcttcttcttctctctatttctgtcacAACAACATTCagactgatctcagagttccatcaccctccagaataggagtttatgtggatcacagtgcaggaactctgtccttctacagcgtctctgacaccatgaagctcctccacagagtccacaccacattcactcagcctctacatGCTGGGTTCTGGGTTTGTTATCGATCAGAAGTGAGGTTGTGTGATCCAGAATAA
- the LOC131354198 gene encoding E3 ubiquitin/ISG15 ligase TRIM25-like: MAEANILVDQFSVDQFSCPVCLDLVKDPVTIPCGHSFCKVCINGCWDQEDQKGVYSCPQCRDTFTPRPVLRRNNMLAEVVEKLKKTEVQAASPAHCYTGPGDVECDFCTGRKHKAVKSCLICVASFCETHLKSHYEVPAWTKHTLVEASGNLQEKICSEHDKVLEIYCRTDQRCICSLCMLDKHKGHDAVLVTAGRAEKQSELKEDQMKFQQRIQEKQKKVQELKQTVNTIKLSAQTAVDDSERIFTEMISSMEKKRSEVTELIRAQEKAELSPAERLLEQLEQEIADLQRRVTELEQLSHTHDHIHFLQVLASGRQSPLLNRPNFDTSSITVSQHLSFDGVRNSLSDLKKRLEEFCEEEFNKIPPHAAAVQIISPPETQSREEFLKYFCYLTLDPNTTHPNIILSEKNRVVRFSEGKQQYSDHPERFDSWPQVLCKESVCGRCYWEVERSGDVVSISVSYKDISRKGPGFDCGFGRNNQSWSLWCSSSFLSFYHNNIKTVLRVPSSSRIGVYVDHSAGTLSFYSVSDTMKLLHRVHTTFTQPLYAGFGFWLGLLSEVRLCDPE, encoded by the exons ATGGCTGAGGCCAATATTTTAGTAGATCAGTTTTCAGTGGATCAGTTcagctgtccagtgtgtctggatctaGTGAAAGATCCAGTGACTATCccctgtggtcacagtttctgtaaggtgtgtattaatggctgctgggatcaggaggatcagaagggcgtctacagctgtcctcagtgcagagacactttcactccaaggcctgttctacgcagaaacaacatgctggctgaagtggtggagaaactgaagaagactgaagtccaagctgcttctcctgcccactgttacactggacctggagatgtggagtgtgatttctgcactgggagaaaacacaaagctgtTAAGTCCTGTCTGATCTGTGTGGCCTCCTTTTGTGAAACTCATCTGAAATCTCACTATGAAGTTCCTGCTTGGACAAAACACACATTAGTTGAAGCATCTGGAAATCTacaagagaagatctgctctgaacatgatAAAGTGCTGGAGATCTACTGTCGTACTGATCAAAGGTGTATTTGCTCTTTGTGCATGTTGGATAAACATAAAGGCCATGACGCTGTATTAGTTACAGCAGGAAGAGCTGAGAAACAG AGTGAGTTAAAGGAGGATcagatgaaattccagcagagaatccaggagaagcagaagaaggtgcaggagctgaaacagactgtgaacactataaag ctcagtgcacagacagcagtagatgacagtgagaggatctttactgagatgatcagctccatggagaaaaagcgctcggaggtgacggagctgatcagagctcaggagaaggctgaactgagtccagctgaacgactcctggagcaactggagcaggagattgctgatcttcagaggagagtcactgagctggagcagctttcacacacacacgatcacatccatttcctccag GTTTTAGCTTCTGGACGTCAGTCTCCTCTATTAAACAGACCAAATTTTGACACATCCAGCATCACTGTTTCTCAACATCTGtcatttgatggagtgaggaattctctctcagatctgaagaagagactggaggaattctgtgaggaggaattcaacaaaatccctccacatg ctgcagcagttcagatcatttcaccaccagagacacagagcagagaagagtttctgaaat atttctgttatctgactctggatcccaacACGACACATCCTAACatcattctgtctgagaagaacagagtggtgaGATTCAGTGAGGGAAAGCAGCagtactctgatcatccagagagatttgactcctggcctcaggtgttgtgtaaggagagtgtgtgtggacgctgttactgggaggtggagagGAGCGGTGATGTTGTGTCcatatcagtctcatataaagacatcagcaggaaaggacCAGGCTTTGATTGTGGGTTTGGACGCAACaatcagtcctggagtctgtggtgttcttcttcttttctctctttctatcacaacaacattaagactgttctcagagttccatcatcctccagaataggagtttatgtggatcacagtgcaggaactctgtccttctacagcgtctctgacaccatgaagctcctccacagagtccacaccacattcactcagcctctatatGCTGGGTTCGGGTTTTGGCTTGGTTTACTGTCAGAAGTGAGGTTGTGTGATCCAGAATAA